A portion of the Nitrospinota bacterium genome contains these proteins:
- the dapF gene encoding diaminopimelate epimerase, whose translation MRFTKMHGIGNSYIYINCFNEEVKNPSALAREISDKNFGVGSDGLVLIIPSDKADFKMRIFNADGSEAEMCGNGIRCLGKYVYDHKMTNKEKITVETLSGIKTLDLYIGDGKVGKVRVNMGCPTLERGDIPMKGQEGRVINEELEVDDKTFNITCVSMGNPHCVIYVDDVRSFPVEKYGPLIETSTLFPNRTNVEFVQMINSKEVEIKTWERGSGETLACGTGASAVTVAGVLNHKTERILLTHLKGGDLEIEWKEDNSVYMKGPAREIFTGEWNLG comes from the coding sequence ATGAGATTTACCAAGATGCATGGGATTGGAAACAGCTACATCTATATTAACTGCTTTAATGAAGAGGTAAAAAACCCATCTGCTTTGGCCCGAGAAATAAGTGATAAGAATTTTGGTGTTGGTTCAGACGGTCTGGTCCTTATTATACCTTCAGATAAAGCCGATTTTAAGATGAGGATATTTAATGCTGACGGTAGTGAGGCCGAGATGTGTGGTAATGGAATCAGATGTCTTGGTAAGTACGTTTACGATCATAAAATGACAAATAAAGAGAAGATAACGGTAGAGACTCTTTCAGGAATAAAAACATTGGATTTATACATAGGGGATGGCAAGGTAGGCAAGGTAAGAGTGAATATGGGCTGCCCCACTCTGGAGAGGGGAGATATACCCATGAAAGGACAGGAGGGAAGAGTGATAAACGAAGAACTTGAAGTGGACGATAAAACCTTTAATATTACTTGCGTATCTATGGGTAACCCCCATTGTGTCATATATGTAGATGATGTTCGCTCTTTTCCTGTTGAAAAATACGGGCCTCTCATTGAGACCAGTACTCTATTTCCTAATAGAACAAATGTGGAGTTTGTCCAAATGATTAATTCGAAAGAGGTGGAGATAAAAACATGGGAAAGGGGTTCTGGAGAGACTCTGGCATGCGGAACGGGGGCTTCAGCTGTAACCGTTGCTGGCGTATTAAATCATAAGACCGAAAGAATTTTGTTGACCCATCTAAAAGGTGGAGACCTTGAGATTGAATGGAAAGAGGATAATAGCGTCTATATGAAAGGTCCAGCAAGAGAGATATTTACAGGTGAGTGGAATTTAGGCTAG
- a CDS encoding PilZ domain-containing protein — translation MKTVAKKERRRSPRIVLHSAVMDVYDTDIKLQAKHRGRICDVSTLGVKFISNRSYAKESTIYVGLLLPNYNSLINVSGKVVRCEQERGEEYNIAVEFKEDHYQQSLVLEYIRIMKLWDNQWTGPR, via the coding sequence ATGAAAACAGTAGCAAAGAAAGAGAGACGTCGATCACCAAGAATAGTTTTACACTCTGCTGTTATGGATGTATATGATACCGATATTAAACTTCAAGCAAAACATAGAGGAAGAATCTGTGACGTTTCTACTTTAGGAGTAAAATTTATTTCTAACAGGTCCTATGCTAAAGAATCGACGATTTATGTCGGTCTTTTGTTACCGAATTATAATTCTTTGATAAATGTCTCTGGAAAAGTAGTCCGGTGTGAACAGGAAAGAGGTGAAGAGTACAATATTGCTGTAGAATTTAAGGAAGATCACTATCAACAGTCTTTAGTATTAGAATATATAAGAATTATGAAGTTGTGGGATAATCAATGGACGGGTCCCAGATAG
- a CDS encoding PilZ domain-containing protein, whose amino-acid sequence MKKRDQKDRRQAPRTALNKALVDLFSQKMLNQKGQRGKICDISHLGIKFSSDKPYIKGSIIHLGLLLPNFVPISDMTGKVIRCEQKDNVECYTAVEYKGDYYLRSLIEAYIKAMKSWNSL is encoded by the coding sequence ATGAAAAAGAGAGATCAAAAAGATAGGCGTCAAGCACCAAGAACAGCTTTGAACAAAGCCCTTGTTGATTTATTTTCACAGAAGATGCTAAATCAAAAAGGGCAGAGAGGAAAAATCTGTGATATCTCTCATTTAGGAATAAAATTTAGTTCTGACAAACCCTATATTAAGGGTTCGATAATTCATTTGGGTCTTTTACTGCCAAACTTTGTTCCCATAAGCGATATGACTGGTAAAGTCATACGCTGTGAACAGAAAGATAATGTTGAATGCTATACTGCTGTGGAATATAAAGGAGATTATTACTTACGGTCTCTGATAGAAGCATACATAAAAGCGATGAAATCGTGGAACTCACTTTAA
- a CDS encoding chemotaxis protein CheW has translation MEKTATVEKKEAEEKLLQLVTFCLDNEEFAIDILKVQEINRMMEITKVPKSPDFVEGVINLRGKVIPIVDLRKRFDLEIAEYTKKTRIVVVDIEGKIVGLIVDSVSEVLRLPSDTIEPPPFMVTDINSEYIQGVGKLEDRLLILLNLNNLFSKREGKELKTF, from the coding sequence ATGGAAAAAACAGCAACAGTCGAAAAAAAAGAGGCTGAAGAAAAACTTCTTCAATTAGTCACTTTTTGTTTAGATAATGAGGAATTTGCCATAGATATATTGAAGGTGCAGGAGATAAACAGAATGATGGAGATTACTAAAGTTCCCAAATCTCCAGATTTTGTAGAGGGTGTTATCAATCTAAGGGGCAAGGTTATTCCTATCGTAGATTTAAGAAAAAGGTTTGACTTAGAAATCGCAGAGTATACTAAAAAAACCCGTATAGTAGTAGTGGATATTGAGGGAAAGATTGTAGGCTTGATTGTTGATTCAGTATCTGAGGTATTACGCCTTCCTTCAGATACCATAGAACCGCCTCCATTTATGGTGACAGATATAAATTCTGAGTATATACAGGGAGTAGGAAAACTCGAGGATAGATTGTTGATATTGCTGAACCTCAATAATCTCTTTTCAAAAAGAGAAGGTAAGGAATTAAAGACCTTTTAA
- a CDS encoding methyl-accepting chemotaxis protein, with translation MKKIDLSLIKNISIRYKLIVTTLILILIPLLISSYDAISTSDRNIKKIITSKLDSDLKVAWQIYNQELMNNKIIAENLSHNNNLLNFVMATQNELLDQWLKAQKNVTTLNILTALDTKGVVVGSANNPGLVGSKIYQGSLINEAISGKAVNSTEIIPYNIIKNELLENNVNINGFQSNNAMAQLSVIPLIDMYNNQMGILVAGSLINNNFSIVDKIKDTVGGTATIFQGDNRISTNVKDKSDNRAIGTKMSKTVFDKVLFEGSSFRGRAFVLTDWYLGAYDPIKNNDGKNIGAVYVGVEEKPFNKIQKSFRNRVMLLVLFFIALGAIIVYFSTGLIIKPIEKVSHRLKDIAEGEGDLTKSLEVTSNDEIGELAKWFNVFVAKLHSIIHKVSNSTSQLASAAEQLSASSAQISSGAEKQTSQTEHIATSMEEMSATIIDIAKNANEAAEAAKGADEKANKGGEIVKNTVGGMNRIAEAVKESAHTMQALKSSSEQIGEIIGVIDDIADQTNLLALNAAIEAARAGEQGRGFAVVADEVRKLAERTTKATKEIAEMIKSIQSDTSGAVSSMEAGSKEVEKGVALANEAGEALKQIVEEVLKVTDMVQQIATSTEEQSAATEEVSSNIESVSTVAKETSSGMEQSTNAIQELSQLATGLKNIVGQFKLKVEEEVNVKEE, from the coding sequence ATGAAAAAAATAGATCTCAGTCTTATAAAAAATATTAGTATAAGATACAAGCTGATCGTAACTACTCTCATATTAATCCTTATCCCTTTGTTAATCTCCTCTTATGATGCCATCTCCACGTCCGATAGAAATATAAAAAAGATTATAACCTCAAAGCTTGATTCTGACCTTAAGGTTGCTTGGCAGATTTATAACCAGGAGTTAATGAATAATAAAATAATTGCGGAAAACCTCTCCCATAATAATAACCTTTTAAATTTTGTCATGGCAACCCAAAACGAACTTTTAGATCAGTGGTTAAAGGCTCAAAAGAATGTGACAACGTTAAATATTCTTACCGCCTTAGATACAAAGGGTGTGGTTGTCGGATCAGCAAACAATCCCGGTCTTGTGGGGAGTAAAATATATCAGGGCAGTCTTATCAATGAAGCCATCAGCGGCAAGGCGGTAAACTCTACAGAGATCATTCCTTACAATATCATTAAAAATGAGTTATTAGAGAATAATGTCAATATAAATGGTTTTCAATCAAACAATGCCATGGCCCAACTCTCTGTAATTCCTCTCATCGATATGTATAATAATCAGATGGGGATTCTTGTTGCTGGAAGCCTCATCAATAATAATTTTTCAATCGTTGATAAGATTAAAGATACAGTAGGGGGAACAGCCACCATATTTCAAGGTGATAACAGAATATCAACAAATGTTAAGGATAAGTCTGACAATCGAGCTATCGGTACCAAGATGTCAAAGACGGTTTTTGACAAGGTATTATTTGAAGGCTCGAGTTTCAGGGGCAGGGCATTTGTGCTAACAGATTGGTATCTCGGCGCCTATGATCCGATAAAAAATAACGATGGCAAAAACATAGGTGCCGTGTACGTAGGGGTGGAAGAAAAGCCTTTTAATAAGATACAAAAAAGTTTTAGAAATCGAGTGATGTTGCTTGTATTATTTTTTATAGCTCTTGGCGCCATTATTGTCTATTTCAGTACCGGTTTGATTATTAAACCCATTGAAAAGGTAAGCCATAGGCTTAAAGACATTGCTGAAGGAGAAGGGGATTTAACCAAAAGCTTAGAGGTTACATCTAATGATGAAATAGGAGAATTAGCCAAGTGGTTTAATGTCTTTGTGGCAAAGCTTCACAGTATCATTCATAAGGTATCTAACTCTACAAGTCAATTAGCCTCAGCGGCAGAACAGTTATCTGCGTCCTCTGCTCAAATTTCTTCTGGGGCGGAGAAACAGACATCCCAGACAGAACATATCGCAACCTCTATGGAGGAGATGAGCGCCACGATCATAGACATAGCTAAGAATGCCAACGAAGCAGCAGAAGCTGCAAAGGGTGCAGATGAAAAGGCAAATAAAGGGGGAGAAATCGTTAAAAATACGGTAGGGGGCATGAATAGAATAGCCGAAGCTGTCAAAGAATCAGCACATACTATGCAAGCCTTAAAAAGCAGCTCAGAGCAGATAGGAGAAATCATAGGGGTAATCGATGATATAGCTGACCAGACGAATCTTTTGGCCCTGAATGCAGCGATTGAGGCAGCCCGTGCTGGAGAACAGGGAAGGGGCTTTGCTGTTGTGGCAGATGAAGTAAGAAAGCTAGCAGAAAGAACAACCAAGGCCACCAAAGAAATCGCAGAGATGATAAAGAGTATCCAGTCAGATACCAGCGGTGCTGTGAGTTCCATGGAAGCGGGGAGCAAGGAGGTAGAGAAAGGGGTTGCATTAGCCAATGAAGCAGGAGAGGCGTTGAAACAGATTGTAGAAGAGGTTCTGAAAGTAACAGATATGGTTCAGCAGATAGCCACATCTACAGAGGAGCAGTCTGCTGCTACTGAAGAGGTATCTTCTAATATAGAATCTGTTTCTACGGTTGCCAAAGAGACCTCCTCAGGTATGGAACAATCTACTAATGCCATACAAGAGTTGAGCCAACTCGCTACTGGGCTTAAGAATATTGTTGGACAGTTTAAGTTGAAAGTTGAAGAAGAAGTAAACGTTAAAGAGGAATAA
- a CDS encoding NUDIX hydrolase: MESYKKGIKNIYKGVTIDLDVEDVILPNERECKIEIVRHPGASAIVPMHEDGRVVMIKQYRYITGGHIWEIPAGKLNNNEDPLLCAKRELGEEVGYHAINFKKLTTIWTTPGFSDERIHIFLATGLKRCPKNPDFDEIIEISERPIKEALDMIKKGEIIDAKSIIGLQLTYSLVK; encoded by the coding sequence ATGGAAAGCTATAAAAAGGGAATCAAAAATATCTATAAGGGCGTTACTATAGATTTAGATGTTGAAGATGTCATCTTGCCTAATGAAAGAGAGTGTAAAATAGAGATAGTACGCCATCCTGGGGCATCAGCTATTGTTCCCATGCATGAAGATGGGAGAGTCGTTATGATCAAACAATACAGGTATATAACAGGGGGGCATATATGGGAGATTCCAGCAGGCAAGTTAAATAATAATGAAGACCCTCTTTTATGCGCTAAGAGGGAGTTAGGGGAAGAAGTGGGTTATCATGCAATAAACTTTAAAAAATTAACCACAATATGGACTACACCTGGATTTAGTGATGAGCGTATTCATATATTTCTTGCAACAGGACTTAAGCGTTGTCCCAAAAATCCTGATTTTGATGAGATAATAGAAATATCAGAAAGACCTATAAAAGAAGCATTAGATATGATTAAAAAAGGAGAAATTATTGATGCGAAGAGTATCATAGGCCTTCAACTCACCTATTCTTTGGTAAAATAA
- a CDS encoding DUF2892 domain-containing protein, whose protein sequence is MKKNVDKTEAILRIILGVLLIMIVFVGPKTSWGWLGLFFLATSILRYCP, encoded by the coding sequence ATGAAAAAAAATGTTGATAAGACTGAAGCCATTCTTAGAATCATCCTCGGAGTCCTGCTTATCATGATTGTCTTTGTTGGTCCAAAAACTTCTTGGGGATGGTTAGGCCTTTTCTTTTTAGCAACCTCTATATTGAGATATTGTCCGTGA
- a CDS encoding Gfo/Idh/MocA family oxidoreductase gives MRKVNLGLIGLGRHGIRYANHILKDTKNGRLVAICRRKEAQGKAFAKEKDIKFYNQYTELLKDKDIEAVIIVTTPNMNLDISIESIKAKKHILIEKPFATNLKDAKTIIEEAERETIKLMVAQTLRYNPVISEIKKRKEEIGSIHTISVSQRYESLDREWQREVKVAGGGNVLHLGVHIFDFIRWITGDEVKRVYCETANIFNPELEDSFVAAFNLNKGIKCVIDSCRYTDSRSGRIELVGEDGQLIGDFVHYSLAKIKGNEMIPIPTSGDIPTIKKVLEDFCDSIVNDRNPPITGYDGLKTIEIADGCYRSAREGKAVYL, from the coding sequence ATGAGAAAGGTAAATTTAGGGCTCATTGGTCTTGGAAGACATGGAATCAGATACGCAAACCATATTTTAAAAGATACTAAAAATGGAAGACTAGTAGCGATATGCAGGAGAAAAGAAGCACAAGGAAAAGCCTTTGCAAAAGAAAAGGATATTAAGTTTTATAATCAATATACTGAACTTCTAAAAGACAAAGACATAGAGGCTGTTATCATAGTAACAACTCCAAATATGAACCTTGATATCTCTATAGAATCAATAAAAGCAAAAAAACATATCCTCATAGAGAAACCGTTTGCCACAAATCTTAAAGATGCAAAAACAATCATAGAAGAGGCAGAGAGGGAAACAATTAAGCTTATGGTAGCCCAAACCCTTCGCTATAATCCTGTGATTAGTGAGATTAAAAAGAGAAAAGAAGAAATCGGATCTATCCATACAATCAGTGTAAGCCAAAGATATGAATCTTTAGATAGAGAGTGGCAAAGAGAGGTTAAGGTTGCTGGCGGTGGTAATGTATTACATCTTGGGGTGCATATTTTTGATTTTATTCGTTGGATTACAGGGGACGAGGTCAAGAGGGTGTATTGTGAGACTGCGAATATCTTTAATCCTGAGCTTGAAGATTCCTTTGTCGCTGCCTTTAATTTAAATAAAGGAATAAAATGTGTGATTGATTCTTGTAGATACACAGATAGCAGGTCAGGAAGGATTGAACTTGTTGGGGAAGATGGCCAGTTAATAGGGGATTTTGTCCATTATTCTCTCGCTAAGATAAAAGGCAATGAAATGATACCCATTCCTACTTCAGGGGACATACCAACCATCAAAAAAGTACTGGAAGATTTTTGTGATTCAATAGTTAATGACAGAAATCCACCGATTACAGGCTACGATGGTTTAAAAACAATAGAAATAGCTGATGGCTGTTACAGGTCAGCAAGGGAAGGGAAAGCAGTTTATTTATAA
- a CDS encoding radical SAM protein, translating into MPYEPPYINLHKKGGLNRRKEQLFGLLESCTLCPRKCRVNRLEGEEGYCGAGKDLIVSSVFPHFGEEPPLVGMNGSGTIFLTHCNLLCVFCQNYDISHQGQGQKISIRDLAEHMIYLQSRGCHNINFVTPTHYISQIIAALPEAIERGLKIPLVYNCGGYDSLEVLRLLDGIIDIYMPDAKYSDKDVSAKYSNAPDYFEILKESLKEMQRQTGDLIIDERGVAQRGLLVRHLIMPNGLAGTKRILEFIAKEISKNTYVNIMDQYRPCHKAGEYQELARRIAPDEFFEAIDIAKKAGLHRGF; encoded by the coding sequence ATGCCCTATGAACCACCATATATAAACCTTCACAAAAAGGGGGGGCTCAACAGGAGAAAAGAACAACTTTTTGGCCTTTTGGAATCATGTACTCTTTGCCCCAGAAAGTGCCGAGTTAATCGCCTTGAGGGAGAAGAGGGTTATTGCGGTGCTGGAAAGGATCTGATTGTGTCGAGCGTCTTTCCCCATTTTGGTGAGGAGCCGCCACTGGTCGGCATGAATGGCTCAGGAACAATATTTCTGACTCATTGCAACCTTCTCTGCGTCTTCTGTCAGAACTACGATATCAGCCATCAAGGACAGGGGCAGAAAATATCCATCCGCGATTTAGCCGAACATATGATATACCTACAATCCCGAGGCTGTCATAATATAAACTTTGTAACTCCAACCCATTATATTTCTCAGATAATAGCTGCGCTTCCTGAGGCCATTGAGAGGGGCCTTAAGATTCCTCTCGTTTATAACTGTGGCGGATATGATTCTTTAGAGGTATTGAGGCTTTTGGATGGTATTATTGATATCTATATGCCTGATGCAAAGTATAGCGACAAGGATGTCTCCGCAAAATATTCCAATGCCCCAGATTATTTTGAGATATTGAAAGAGTCATTAAAGGAGATGCAAAGACAGACTGGGGACCTCATCATAGATGAAAGGGGCGTGGCGCAGAGAGGACTTTTGGTCCGTCATCTGATTATGCCAAATGGGCTTGCAGGCACAAAGAGGATCCTGGAATTTATCGCCAAAGAGATATCAAAGAATACCTATGTAAATATTATGGATCAGTATCGCCCCTGCCATAAGGCTGGTGAATACCAGGAGCTGGCAAGAAGAATTGCTCCTGATGAGTTTTTTGAAGCGATTGATATTGCAAAAAAGGCTGGTTTACATAGGGGATTTTAA